Sequence from the Priestia megaterium genome:
ATAACGCATTCAAATCCCCAAAAAGTTGCGATGATTGGCGGAGGAGACTGCGGTCCTGCCCGGGAGGCAATGAAGTATGACGGAATTCAACAAATTGATGTAGTCGAAATCGATCCAAAAGTTACAGAAATCTGCCGCACATGGCTAACTCCGGCTTCTTGTTACGATGGTGAAACCAGGCTCAATATGATACATCGCGATGGAATAGATTGGATTCAAGAACAAAAGGGAGTTTATGATGTTCTCATAATTGATCGGCCTGACCCTGTTGGACCGGGAAAAAAACTATTTCAACCTGATTTTTATCAATATGTCTACAACAGCCTTAAGGATGATGGCGTGGTTGTTTTTCAATCAGGATCTCCTTACTACAATACTTCTACGTTACAAGGCACAATTAAAAATTTAAAGGAGCTATTTCCAATTGTCCGCACATATTTAGTGACTATACCTCTTTTCCCTTGCGGCATTTGGAGTTTTACGATTGCTTCTAAAAAAATGGATCCTCTTCAGGCCGATTTGACGAAGTTACAGCATACACATACTCAATATGTTGATCCTGAAATTTTCCGTGCATCATTTGTTTTACCTAAATATATAAAAGAAATAGTAGACGGAAAAGATTCCTAAAAACTAAGTAGCGACGAATGTTTGTTGAAAGTCATGAATAATCTCGGAAAATATATTTGCTATAGTAGTTCTGTGTTTGCTGCGCAGGGTCCGGGATAATTCAATTTGAAACGTATTAAAATTATGACTGTAACCTAGATAGCCGCTATTGTCACCTTGTCTGTGAAAGGCAATTGATTCGTTTCCAACAAATTTATTATCAAATATTACATGGATTTTCGGGAACGAATCTTCAGATTTTTTAGTCAGCGCTTGTTGAAACCAATCTTTAACTTCCTTTGAGCAAGATTGTCCATATAAAGTCCCCACTTCAATTGCATAAGGTCCGTAATG
This genomic interval carries:
- the speE gene encoding polyamine aminopropyltransferase: MTEKHPLSGYKKDDNGVLWIWSYVGQARVKMGYKVKSLLHYEQSSYQQISIVDTKWYGKMLVLDGTPQISTGEGFIYNEMISHVPIITHSNPQKVAMIGGGDCGPAREAMKYDGIQQIDVVEIDPKVTEICRTWLTPASCYDGETRLNMIHRDGIDWIQEQKGVYDVLIIDRPDPVGPGKKLFQPDFYQYVYNSLKDDGVVVFQSGSPYYNTSTLQGTIKNLKELFPIVRTYLVTIPLFPCGIWSFTIASKKMDPLQADLTKLQHTHTQYVDPEIFRASFVLPKYIKEIVDGKDS